The Streptomyces laurentii region GGGCCGCCCGCTGCTGACCCGGCTCACGGACGCCGACATCCGCGACGGCCTGGACGCCGCGGCGTCGGTGGGCGACGACCGGATCCAGGAACGCTTCCAGGGCCGGGTGGCGCCCGAGGCGTGGACGCACGGCTCGGCGGCGCAGCGGCAGCAGTGGTTCCGCACCGGCTACGACACGGGGGACATGGCGCGCTGCGACACCTTCCGGTGAGCGCGCGCCATGGACCCGCGACCGAAGGAAGGTGACCGGGCATGACCGGTGGACCCGACATCTGTCCGACGCTGCTCTACGCGGACGCGAAGGCGGCCATCGCACAGCTCACGGCGGCGTTCGGCTTCACGGCGGACGCGGTGTACGAGGGCGAGGACGGCCTGGTGGCCCATGCCGAGCTGTCGTACGGCAACGGGACGGTGATGCTCGGCAGCCGGGGCCGGGGCGGCCGTTTCGACGAGGTCATGACCGGCGCCGGGCCGGCCGGGGTGTACGTCCACGTGACGGACGTCGACGCGCACCACACGCGGGCCGCCGCGGCGGGCGCCGAGATCGTGACGCCGCCGACCGACCAGGACTACGGCTCCCGGGACTACATGGCCCGGGACGCCGAGGGCAACGTCTGGAGTTTCGGGACGTACGCCCCCGGCGCGTCCGCCGGGTAGCGAGGGCGGGTCACGCCCCGCCGGTGTGGACCTGGAAGGCGGCCCGGCGGACCGCCTTCGCGAGGGCCGGGTCGGGGTGGGCGGCGGCGAGGGCGACCAGGACCTGGACGGTGCGGGGGTGGCCGACGGCCCGGACCTCGTCGAGGAGCGCCGGGACGGTGCCCTGGACGGCGGATTCCAGATGGCGGACCAGCAGCGTGCTCTCGCCGTGGTCGGTGACGGCGGCGGCGGTGTCCACCCACAGCCAGGTGGCTTCCTCGCGGGTGAGCACGTCGGCGGCCTCGTCCGGGTCGGCGCCCTCGTACTCGGCGATCCAGAGCAGGGCGTACGGGCGGAGCGAGGGTTCGGCGACGGCGGCGCGCACCTCGGGCTCGGCGGGGGCGCCGACGACGCGGAGGGCCTCGAAGGCGAGCCCGCGCAGCAGGGCGTCCTCGCCGCGGGCGACGGTGATCAGCTCGGCGATGGCGGCCGCGAGGGTACGGGCGGCGAGCCAGGCGCGGTATTCGTCGCGGGCCGGGCCGGGAGTGAGCCGGGCGCAGCCGCGCAGCATGTCCTCGGCGGACTGCTCGATGTTGCCGGCCGGGCTCTGGGCGGCGACACAGATCTGTTCCAGCTTCACCCAGACCGCCCAGTTGCCGAGCGGGGTGAGGGTGGCCTGGCGGCCGTCCGGGCCGTCGCCGAGGGTGAGGGCGCCGACGGCCGCGAGGCCCTCCAGGGCCCAGTCGAGCAGGGCGGGCAGCCCGTCGGCGGGGGCGCTCTCGGGGCAGGTCCCGGGGTCGGCGGCGGGCGCGGTGCCGGGTGCGGGCACCTCGCAGCGTTCCTCGCGCAGTTCGTCGACGCGCTGGCCCAGCAGGTCGAGCAGGGCCCGCACGGCGACCGGGCCGGCGGACAGCTGGAGCAGCGAGAGGGCCTGCGGGACGGCCTCGACGACCTCGGCGACGGCGCCCGGCACCACGTCCTCGGGCGCCGGGTGGGCCAGCGACCAGGCGTCGAAGAGCGCGACCCAGCCGCGCAGCACGGCGGTGTCGTCGCGGTCCCAGGCGTGCAGCCGCCAGCCCGGGCGGGCGGTGCCGTCGTGCAGTTCGACGAGCCCGGCGAGCCGGGCGCGGTCCCAGCCGGCCCGGACCTGGCCGGGGGTCAGGTCGAGGGCGTCGGCGGCCGCCGCCCCGTCCGGGGGCGCGGTCTGCGCCCGCTGGTCGTCGGCGGCCCAGCGGGCGACGCGGACCGCGTCGGCGAGCAGGGTCCGCGCCTGGTGGGCGAGGACGGCGCGGGGCGGTGTGCCCTCGGGCGGCCGTGGCGCGGGGCGGGTGCGCCGGTTCGTCACGGCCTTGCGCGCGGTGGCGAGGGGCCGCGGACGGACGAGTCGGAGTCTGGAGTTGCGCGCCAATGGTTCATCGGGCTTTCGAGACGTCACGGGGGCAGTCTTCCCGCTGACGGCCCGAAAGCCCAATCGGAACCGGCCACGCCGCCGCCACACCTCCGGTTTCGTGCCCGTACGGCAGCGAAAGCCCCGTACTGACCTGTTTCGACCACTGTTCGACGGGGTTTCCGCGGGCGCTGCCGCGGGGACGCCGGTGAGGGCCTGTCTTCCGGGTCAGGCTGGGTCAGCTGTGCCCGAAGGGCCACGGGGAGCGCGTGCCGGGGCACGCGACCCCGGCAAGACCCGAAAGAAAGACCCTAGACAAGCGGGGTCAGGAAGCGGCGCAGGGCCTCCTCGTAGCGGACCGGGTCGGCGTTCCACATGGCGGCGTGCGGGGCGTCGCGGACGGTGGTGAGGGTGACGAGGTCGGGTCGGAGTTCGGCGAGCCGCCGCGAGTGCTCCCAGGGGGCGATGGTGTCGTCCGGGCCGTGGAAGAGGAGCGTGGGGACGCGCAGTCCGTCGGGGTCGGCGGCCTCCTGGAGGCGGTCGCCATGCGGGCCGGTCCGGCCTTGGGCGGCGCGGACGGCGAGCGGGAGCAGCGGGCCGGGGACGCGACGGGCGGTGGCCAGATTGCGCACGGTGGTCTCCCAGTCGAGGACCGGGGAGTCGAGGACGAGGCCGCGGATCCGGTCGCGGACGCCGGAGTACGCGGCGGCGTGCAGGGCCATCGCGGCGCCGGTGCCGAAGCCGTGCAGGACGACCTGGCCGGCGCCGCGGCGGACGGCGTAGCGGATGGCCGCGTCGGCGTCGCGCCATTCGGAGTCGCCGAGGTGGGCCAGTCCGTCGGGGGACGGCGGGGCGCCGGGGTCGCCGCGGTAGGCGGGGACGAGGACGGGGACGCGCCGGTGGTGGAGAAAGGGGACAAGGTTGAGGGGGTGCTCGCGGGTGGTGCCGAGGCCGTGCAGGGCGATCACCCAGGTGGTGCGGGCGCCGGGGACGAGCCAGGCGGGCAGGACGCCGAGTTCGCCGGGCACGTCGACCTCCTCGTAGGGGAGGGCGAGGGCGGTCTCGGGGGTGCCACGGTGGAGCTGTGGGGTGAGGCGGACCCGGGCGCCGGCGGCGGGGATGCCGTATTCGACGCGTTCGAGGCGGCGGACCACGGTGTCGGCGGTGTGCGGGACCCGGTCGAGGACGGGGCCGACGACGGCGTGCAGGTCGCCGCTCTCCAGGCCGTACGTGCCGGGGCGCAGCGAGGCGAGGCTGCGGGTGAGGGTGATCCGGTCGGGGCCGGTGGCGTGGACGGTGAGCCGCGGATCGCCGGGGAAGGGGCGGCCGGGCGGCGCGCCGAGGGCGGCGTCGCAGGCGTACCGGCCGGCCGCCACCGCGGCCGCGCCGAGACCGAGCACTGTGGTGACGGCCGCTGCCGCCGCTGTAGCCGGGCGCACGCTCCCAGTGTCGGCGGCCCGCTCGCGCCCCGCTATCGGGACGCCCTCGTTCGAGTGACAAGGGTCTCGCGAGGGGGTCCCTCGTTCGAGCGAAAGCCAATCGGGTGACGTCCAGGGGGTGATACGGGGAGGGAACGGGAGGAGTGAGGCACCCCGGCTCCCCCCTTGGGAGAGCCCGGATGACCGGTGGTTACAGGGCGACCGCATCGTGGACGCACCCGCGGACCGGAGGCCCGGCCGGACGTAAGCGGAATGCGCGGACCCCGGTTCGGGACACCATGCCGCCCGGCCCAGTTCACCTTCCGTTCATCCAGGTTGCCTACGTTCGACGCGCCACTGACGTCAAACGATTGCCTGGGTAAATGGAACACATCACGCTGCTGCTCGCCATTGTGGTCGTGACAGCTCTCGTGTTCGATTTCACGAACGGTTTCCACGACACTGCCAACGCGATGGCGACGACCATCTCGACCGGTGCTCTCAAGCCCAAGACGGCGGTGGCCATGTCCGCCGTGCTGAACCTGGTCGGCGCGTTCCTCTCCGTGGAGGTCGCCAAGACGATCTCCGGCGGCATCATCAATGAAGAGGGCATCCGCACCGAAGTGATCTTCGCGGCGCTCGTCGGCGCCATCCTGTGGAATCTGCTGACCTGGTTGCTCGGCCTTCCGTCGAGCTCCTCCCACGCACTGTTCGGCGGCCTCATCGGCGCCGCCGTGATGTCCGCCGGCTGGTCCGCGGTCAACGGTTCGACCATCGTCACCAAGGTCCTGCTCCCCGCGGTCGCCGCCCCGATCGTCGCCGGCCTCGCCGCGATGGTGGCCACCAAGCTGACGTACCGCATCGACGCCAACCCCGAGGCGAAGGCCACGGCCAAGGGCTTCCGGGCCGGCCAGATCGCCTCCGCCGGTCTCGTGTCCCTGGCCCACGGCACCAACGACGCCCAGAAGACGATGGGCATCATCACCCTCGCCCTGGTCGCCAACGGCGTCCTGTCCCCCGGCTCCAACCCGCCGGTCTGGGTCATCGCCTCCGCCGGTCTCGCGATCGCGCTCGGCACCTACCTCGGCGGCTGGCGCATCATCCGCACCATGGGCAAGGGCCTCACCGACCTCCAGCCGCAGCAGGGCTTCGCCGCCCAGACCAGCGCCGCGACGGTCATCCTGGCCTCCTCGCACCTCGGCTTCTCCCTCTCCACCACCCAGTCCTGCTCCGGTGCCGTGATGGGCGCGGGCCTCGGCCGCAAGGGCGGTGTCGTCCGCTGGTCGACCGCCACCCGGATGTTCGCCGCCTGGGGTCTGACCCTGCCCGCCGCGGGCCTGGTCGGCGCCGGCGCCGAGTTCCTCACCAAGCAGGGCACCTGGGGCGTCGTCCTCGTCGCGATCCTGCTGGTCGCGGGCTCCGGCGTGATCTGGTCGCTGTCCCGGCGCAAGCCGGTCGACCAGCACAACGTGACCGCCGACGACCTCGACGCCCCCGCCGGCGCCGCGGACGCCGAGCCGGCCGGTGTCGTCACCACCGCCATCGCCGCCGTCAGCCCGCCGCCGCCGGCCGGTTCCGTCGCCGCCGTCGCGGACGAGCACCTGAAGACCACCATCCCCTCCCCCGGCCCCGCGGACCCGGCCGCCCCGCCGGCCGCTCCCGCCGCCGCGGTCTAAGGAACTGGAAGCACGCACATGAAGATCGACTGGGCAGCTCTCGGCTCCGTCTTCGGAGTCAGCCTCGTGGCCACCGTCGCCCTCGTGGGCCTGTTCACCCTCGGTGTCGCGGGCCTCGCCAAGCAGGAGCGGGCCGCCGCCGAAGGCGGCTCCGCCTCCCTGGCCCGCACGGGCGCGTACGCCTGCTTCGCGCTGTGCGCGGCGGCCGTGGCGTACGGCATCTACCTGATCGTCGCCTGACCGCTCACCGACGACTCCGACCACGACAGTCGGGCGGCCCCACCCGCGGGTGGGGCCGCCCGACTGTCGTGTTTGTGGCGCTTCGCACAGTGACCCGGCGCAGGTCAATGGCGGGTTGACGGGCGTTCGGGCCGCGTGGTGGACTGCCGGGGCCAATACGGCGGCATGGGGAGGAAGTCCGGTGTGATTCCGGCACGGTCCCGCCACTGTGACCGGCCCTCGGGGCCGGGAGTCAGGAACTCTCGCCGCCGGTCACGTCGATCCAGGGCGCGGACCCTGAGTGAGGACATGTGCCATGCCCGGCAGCGGCCCGAGCCCGTCTCGTACCCGCCCCCATCCCTCGCGCCCCCGCGTCTTCGCGTACGGGGCAGCCCTCGGCCTCGCCGCCGACCTGGTCGTGGGCGATCCGCGGCGCGGCCATCCGGTCGCCGCGTTCGGCCGGGCGGCGGGCGCCGTCGAGCGCCGTCTGCACCAGGACCACCGGGGCCGGGGCGCCCTGTACACCGCCCTCTGCGCCGGCTCCGCCGTGGCCCTCGGGGCCGCCGCGACCCGTGCCGTACGGGGCAGCGCCACCGCCTCCGCCGCGCTGACCGCCGCCTCCGTGTGGGCCGTCGTCGGCGGGACGACGCTGGGCCGCGAGGCCCGCGCGATCGGCGGGGCGCTCGAAGCCGGGGACCTGGACGTCGCCCGGGAACGCCTGCCGCATCTGGTCGGGCGCGACCCACAGGCGCTCGACGGGCCCGGGATGGCCCGCGCGGTCGTCGAGTCGGTCGCCGAGAACACCTCGGACGCGGTCGTGGGCGCCCTGTTCTGGGGCGCGGTCGCCGGAGTGCCGGGGCTGCTCGGGTTCCGGGCGGTCAACACCCTGGACGCGATGGTCGGCCACAAGTCGCCGCGGCACCGCCGGTTCGGCTGGGCCTCGGCCCGCCTGGACGACGTGGCGGGCTGGCCGGGCGCCCGTCTGACGGCCGTCCTCGCCGCCGTCGCGGGCGACGATCCGCGCGGGGCGGTACGGGCCTGGCGAGCGGACGCCTCCCGGCATCCGAGCCCGAACGCGGGTCCGGTGGAGGCCGCGTTCGCGGGGGCGCTCGGCGTACGGCTCGGCGGCACCCTGTCGTACGGCGGGCGGATCGAGCACCGGCCGGTGCTGAACGCGCGCGGACGGGCCGTCGAGGTGGCCGACATCGACCGGGCGGTCCGGCTCTCGCGCCGGGTGACCTGGCTGACCCTGGCCGGCTGCGCGGGCGGCCGGCTCCTGGCGGGCGCGGTCCGTCGTACGCGGCAAAAGCACGGGGGTGCGGTGTGAGAAGCGAGGGGACCATGGGCGGGGGGCTGCTCGTCGCGGGCACCACGTCCGACGCGGGCAAGAGCGTCGTCACGGCCGGGATCTGCCGGTGGCTGGTCCGTCAGGGCCTGAAGGTCGCGCCGTTCAAGGGCCAGAACATGTCCCTGAACTCCTTCGTGACCCGGGAGGGCGCCGAGATCGGCCGCGCCCAGGCCATGCAGGCGCGGGCCGCGCGCGTCGAGCCGACCGCGTTGATGAACCCGGTGCTGCTGAAGCCCGGAAGCGACCGTTCCAGCCAGGTCGTCCTGATGGGCAAGCCGGTCGGCGAGATGAGCGCCCGCGGCTACCACGGCGGGCGGCAGAAGGAACTCTTCGCGCCGGTGCTCGCCTGTCTGGAGGAGCTGCGGCGCACCCACGACGCGGTGATCTGCGAGGGCGCGGGCAGCCCGGCGGAGATCAACCTGCGCCGCACCGACATCGTGAACATGGGCATCGCGCGGGCCGCGCGGCTGCCCGTGGTCGTGGTCGGCGACATCGACCGGGGCGGGGTGTTCGCCCAGTTCTTCGGGACGACGGCGCTGCTCGCGCCGGAGGACCAGCGGCTGGTCGCCGGCTATCTGGTGAACAAGTTCCGCGGCGACGTGTCCCTGCTCGAACCGGGCCTCGCGATGCTCGACGGCCTGACCGGGCGGCCCACGCTCGGCGTGCTGCCGTACGCGCACGGCCTCGGCATCGACGAGGAGGACGGGCTGCGGGTCTCGCTGCGCGGCGCGGTCCGCGAGTCGGTCGTGGCACCGCCGTTCGGCGCGGACGTGCTGCGGGTCGCCGTGTGCGCCGTCCCGCTGATGTCGAACTTCACGGACGTGGACGCGCTGGCGGCGGAGCCGGGTGTGGTGGTGCGGTTCGTGGACCGGCCCGAGGAGCTGGCCGACGCCGATCTGGTGGTCGTGCCGGGCACCCGCGGCACGGTGAGGGCGCTGGCCTGGCTGCGCGAGCGCGGTCTCGCGGCGGCGCTGGCCCGGCGGGCCGCCGAGGGCCGTCCGATCCTCGGGGTGTGCGGCGGTTTCCAGGTCCTCGGCGAGCGCATCGAGGACGAGGTGGAGTCGCGGGCCGGGGCGGTCGACGGGCTCGGCCTGCTGCCCGTACGGGTCCGGTTCGCGCGCGAGAAGACGCTGGCGCGGCCGGTGGGCGAGGCGCTCGGCGAGCGGGTCGAGGGGTACGAGATCCATCACGGCGTGGCGGACGTACGGGGCGGGGAGCCGTTCCTGGACGGCTGCCGGACCGGGGCGGTGTGGGGGACGCACTGGCACGGCTCGCTGGAGAGCGACGGGTTCCGCCGGGCGTTCCTGCGGGAGGTCGCGGCGGCGGCCGGGCGCCGTTTCGTCCCGGCGCCGGACACCTCGTTCGACGCGCTGCGCGAGGAACAGCTGGACCGGCTGGGCGATCTGATCGAGGAGCACGCCGACACGGACGCGCTGCTGCGGCTGATCGAGAAGGGCGCGCCGGAGGGGCTGCCGTTCGTGCCGCCGGGTGCGCCGTGAGCGCCGCATTCCTTCCGCCCGCCGCCGTCCCCGCTTCCGTACTTCCGTACGACTCGAAGGAGTGACCGTCCGATGAGTACCCGTTATCCGTTCACGGCCGTCGTCGGCATGGACGATCTGCGCCTCGCACTGCTCCTGAACGCCGTCAGCCCCGCGGTGGGCGGTGTCCTCGTCCGCGGCGAGAAGGGGACGGCGAAGTCCACGATCGTGCGCGGGCTCGCGGCGCTGCTGCCGCCGATGGACGTCGTCGCGGGCTGCCGGTTCAGCTGCGACCCGGCGTCCCCCGACCCGGGCTGCCCGGACGGCCCGCACGACGCCTCCGCCGCGGGGGACACGCGGCCGGCCCGGATGGTGGAGCTGCCGGTCGGCGCCTCCGAGGACCGGCTGGTCGGCGCGCTCGACATCGAGAAGGCCCTCGCCGACGGCGTGAAGGCGTTCGAGCCGGGCCTGCTCGCCGACGCGCACCGGGGCATCCTCTACGTCGACGAGGTCAATCTGCTCCACGACCATCTGATCGACCTGCTGCTCGACGCCGCCGCCATGGGCTCGTCGTACGTGGAGCGCGAGGGTGTCTCCGTACGGCACGCGGCCCGGTTCCTGCTCGTCGGCACGATGAACCCGGAGGAGGGCGAGCTGCGGCCCCAGCTGCTGGACCGGTTCGGGCTGACCGTGGAGGTGGCGGCGTCCCGGGAGCCGGAGCAGCGGGTCGAGGTGGTGCGCCGGCGGCTCGCGTTCGAGGACGATCCGGCCGCGTTCGCCGCGCGCTGGGCGGCCGAGGAGACGGCGCTGCGCGGGCGGATCACGGCCGCGCGGGAGCTGCTGCCGCGGGTGGTGCTCGGGGACGCGGTGCTGCTCCAGATCGCCGCGACCTGCGCCGCGTTCGAGGTGGACGGCATGCGCGCGGACATCGTGATGGCCCGGACGGCGACCGCGCTCGCCGCGTGGGCGGGGCGGACGGAGGTCACCTCCGAGGACGTACGGCAGGCGGCGCTGCTCGCGCTGCCGCACCGGCGCCGGCGCAACCCGTTCGACGCGCCGGGGCTCGACCAGGACAAGCTGGACGAGACCCTGGAGAAGTTCAAGGGCGAGGAGCCGGAGGGTTCCGGGCGGCCGGACGACGATCCGGAGCCGGAGGGTCCCGGTGACCCGGACGGGCCGGGGGACGGCGGCCCCGACGGGGGCGGCGGGGGCGGGATTCCGCCGCAGGGTGACGCGCCCGCGCCGGAGACCTCCGGGACTTCCGAACCGGCCGAGACGGCCGAGACGGCTGACACGCCCGAGGCGCCCGAGGTACCCGAGTCCGCCCCCGCGCCCCGGGGCGCCGGGTCCGGTGAGCGGGCCGCCGTCGGCGCCGGCGAGCCCTTCCGTACGAAGATGCTCAGCGTGCCCGGACTCGGCCAGGGCGCGGCCGGCCGCCGCTCCCGCGCGCGTACCGCCCACGGCCGGACCACCGGCGCGGCCCGCCCCCGGGGCGCGCTGACCGCCCTGCACCTGACCGCGACGGTCCGGGCCGCCGCCCCGCACCAGCGGGCGCGCGGCCGCACCGGCCGGGGCCTGGTGGTACGCCGGGACGATCTGCGGCAGGCGACCCGCGAGGGCCGCGAGGGCAATCTGGTCCTGTTCGTCGTGGACGCGTCCGGTTCGATGGCGGCCCGGCAGCGGATGGGCGCCGTGAAGGGCGCGGTGCTCTCGCTGCTGCTCGACGCCTACCAGCGGCGCGACAAGGTCGGCCTGGTCACCTTCCGGGGCCGGGACGCGGAGGTCGCGCTGCCGCCGACCTCGTCCGTGGAGGCCGCCGCCGCCCGGCTGGAGCGGCTGCCCACGGGCGGCCGTACCCCGCTGGCGGCGGGCCTGCTGACGGCACACGACGTGCTGCGGGTGGAACGGCTGCGCGATCCGTCGCGCCGGCCGCTGCTCGTGGTGGTGACCGACGGCCGGGCGACCGGCGGCGGGCCGGACCCGCTGGCGCTCGCCACCCGGGCCGCGCGGCTGCACGCCGCCGACGGCACGGCCGCCGTGGTCGTGGACTGCGAGACGGGCCCGGTGCGGCTCGGTCTGGCCGGGGAACTCGCCCTCGGCCTCGGCGGCACCGCCGTCACCCTGGACGAACTGCGGGCCGACGCGATCGCCGGCCTCGTCCGCGACGTACAGAACCATCGCTCTGAGAGGGCCGCGTAAATGCCGCAGGGACAGCCGACCGTCGTTCCGGACGACGGTCTGACCACCCGCCAGCGCCGTAACCGCGCGCTGGTGATGGTGCACACCGGTGTGGGCAAGGGGAAGTCGACCGCCGCCTTCGGGATGGCGCTGCGCGCCTGGAACCAGGGCTGGCCGATCGGGGTGTTCCAGTTCGTCAAGTCCGCCAAGTGGCGGGTCGGCGAGGAGAACGCGCTGCGGACGCTCGGCGAGACAGGCAAGGGCGGCACGGTCGTCTGGAACAAGATGGGCGAGGGCTGGTCCTGGATCCAGCGCGCCACCGCCGAGGGCGAGCCGTCGCACGAGGAGAAGGCGCGCGAGGGCTGGGAGCAGGTCAAGCGGGACCTCGCGGACGAGCGGTACCGGTTCTACGTCCTCGACGAGTTCGCGTACCTGCTGCACTGGGGCTGGATCGACACGGCCGAGGTGATCGAGGTGCTGCGGAACCGTCCCGGGCAGCAGCATGTGGTGATCACCGGCCGCAACGCCCCGGCGGAGCTCGTGGAGTTCGCGGATCTGGTGACCGACATGTCGAAGGTGAAGCACCCGATGGACGCGGGTCAGAAGGGCCAGCGGGGCATCGAGTGGTAGCACGTCTCGTCATCGCCGCGCCGTCTTCCGGCGCGGGCAAGACCACCGTGGCGACCGGTCTGATGGCCGCGTTCGCCGGCCGCGGCCTCGCGGTCTCCCCGCACAAGGTGGGCCCGGACTACATCGACCCGGGCTACCACGCGCTCGCGACCGGCCGCCCGGGCCGCAACCTCGACGCGTACATGTGCGGCCCCGAGCTGATCGCGCCGCTCTTCGCGCACGGGGCGCGCGGCTGCGAACTGGCCGTCGTCGAGGGTGTGATGGGCCTGTACGACGGGGCCGCGGGGCAAGGCGAGCTGGCCTCGACGGCGCAGGTGGCGAAGCTGCTGCGGGCGCCTGTGGTGCTGGTCGTGGACGCGTCCTCGCAGTCCCGGTCGGTGGCGGCGCTCGTGCACGGCTTCGCGTCCTGGGACCCTCGCGTACGGCTCGGCGGGGTGATCCTCAACAAGGTCGCCTCGGACCGGCACGAGGAACTGCTGCGGGAGGCCCTGGAGGAGTCGGGCGTGCCGGTGCTCGGCGTGCTGCGGCGGGCCCCGGCGGTGGAGACGCCGTCGCGGCACCTCGGTCTGGTGCCGGTCGCGGAGCGGCAGACGGCGGCGGTGGCCGCCGTGGCGGCGCAGGCGGAGCAGGTACGGCAGGGCTGCGATCTGGACGCGCTGCTCGCCCTGGCCCGGTCGGCGCCGCCGCTGGACGCCGAGCCGTGGTCCCCGCCCGTGTCCGTGGAGGCACACGGGTCGGCCCGGCCCGTGGTCGCCGTCGCGGGCGGGCCCGCCTTCACCTTCTCGTACGCCGAGCACACCGAACTGCTCGCCGCCGCCGGGGCCGAGGTCGTCACCTTCGACCCGCTGCGCGACGAGGCGCTGCCCGAGGGGACGCGCGGTCTGGTGATCGGCGGCGGGTTCCCGGAGATGTACGGGGCGGAGCTGTCCGCCAACGCGTCGCTGCGGGCGGCGGTGGCGGAGCTGGCGGCGTCGGGCGCGCCGGTGGCGGCCGAGTGCGCCGGGCTGCTGTATCTGGCGCGGTCGCTGGACGGCCGGCCGATGTGCGGAGTGCTGGACGCCGAGGCGCGGATGTCGGAGCGGCTGACGCTGGGGTACCGGGACGCGGTCGCGGTGAACGACAGCGTGCTGGCGCCGGCCGGGGCGCGAATGCGGGGGCACGAGTTCCACCGCACGGTCGTCGAGCCGGGCGCGGGGGCGGTGCCGGCGTGGGGGCTGCGGCTGCCGGTGCGGCGGGTCGAGGGCTTCGTCCAGCGCGGGGTGCACGCCAGTTACGTGCACACGCACTGGGCGGGGGCGCCCGAGGCCGCGGCGCGGTTCGTGGAGCACTGCCGGTGACCGTGTCCGAGGGGCCGGGGGTCGTGTCCGGCGGGCCGGTGGCCGCGACGGGCCGCGGCGGGGATTCAGCCGGAGAGGCCCACCACGAGCCAGATGAACGCCACGCCCAG contains the following coding sequences:
- a CDS encoding cobyrinic acid a,c-diamide synthase (TIGRFAM: cobyrinic acid a,c-diamide synthase; PFAM: Cobyrinic acid ac-diamide synthase; CobB/CobQ domain protein glutamine amidotransferase; KEGG: scl:sce0213 hydrogenobyrinic acid a,c-diamide synthase (glutamine-hydrolyzing);~The Fer4_NifH superfamily contains a variety of proteins which share a common ATP-binding domain. Functionally, proteins in this superfamily use the energy from hydrolysis of NTP to transfer electron or ion; cl17203;~Type 1 glutamine amidotransferase (GATase1) domain foundin Cobyrinic Acid a,c-Diamide Synthase; cd03130;~catalytic triad [active];~cobyrinic acid a,c-diamide synthase [Thermobispora bispora DSM43833];~cobyrinic acid a,c-diamide synthase; Validated;~identified by MetaGeneAnnotator; putative;~type strain of Thermobispora bispora), coding for MVARLVIAAPSSGAGKTTVATGLMAAFAGRGLAVSPHKVGPDYIDPGYHALATGRPGRNLDAYMCGPELIAPLFAHGARGCELAVVEGVMGLYDGAAGQGELASTAQVAKLLRAPVVLVVDASSQSRSVAALVHGFASWDPRVRLGGVILNKVASDRHEELLREALEESGVPVLGVLRRAPAVETPSRHLGLVPVAERQTAAVAAVAAQAEQVRQGCDLDALLALARSAPPLDAEPWSPPVSVEAHGSARPVVAVAGGPAFTFSYAEHTELLAAAGAEVVTFDPLRDEALPEGTRGLVIGGGFPEMYGAELSANASLRAAVAELAASGAPVAAECAGLLYLARSLDGRPMCGVLDAEARMSERLTLGYRDAVAVNDSVLAPAGARMRGHEFHRTVVEPGAGAVPAWGLRLPVRRVEGFVQRGVHASYVHTHWAGAPEAAARFVEHCR